Below is a genomic region from Salvelinus fontinalis isolate EN_2023a chromosome 38, ASM2944872v1, whole genome shotgun sequence.
AGCCAAAGTCTTTGTAGAATTAAAAAGAACCCGTTGTCTTGCCCTGTGTTCTTCTTTCAGCTGAGGTCAAACTTCCTAAAGTGGAGGCTGAAGGTACCACCGCTGGCTCTTTCATCTCCTCTTCCCCACCCCTTTATCTCTAGAATGGTTTAGTCCTTACTAATCAACCCCAATGCATGTTTGCATGTACCAAATCAAACCCGGAAGGGGATCTGAGGGGAATGCCGAGTTTTTGATTTGTTGACTTGCTGTTTTGCGTCTAGGTGTAGATAATATGGCATGATCTGTAGTCACTGGTGTTTTGATAGATGGActgaccacatacacacacacgctagaGAGTGGGCGAAAAAACAAACATCTGTGATTTTGCTATACAATGTTCCTGTAGATTGTTCTAAAAGTGTTATTTGGTCAACGGTAATAGCCTATGCGTTATGTTGATTCCTgcagaaatttgacgtttggtgCAACTTTGAAATTTGATGTTTGGAGAAATGCGGATAACCATCAGAATCTGACGTCAAATTGGTAAAACTGTGAGCTCTTGTTGTACATCAAGTAGCCTAGGCCTAGCGCTGGAAAGTTGTTGTAGGATGTTAGCCTACATTTACTGATAGATGAATCAAATAGCCTACTTGTCTATATAGCAACAATATCACTAGCTTAGTGTTTTGAGTTCCCACTGCCATCTCAGTTGACTTACTTGGCTCTGGAACTAAATGGTCAAAAGCCCTCCTGCTAATGTAAAGTAGCCTAACTGTCCCTTTAAAACGTTTAGTTTTATTGTTGTAGGCTATGTATTGTTATCGAGCAAAATAGTTACATTCATCACATTATCACATTATCGTCCATCTCGCCCAGCTCTAGCACCTCCCCCAGTTCTAGCACCTCCCCCAAACATAATTTATTGCTGATTTATCATTATCGAAACAATTGGTCAATATAACACGACATGGATTTTTGTCCATCtcgcccagctctctctctctcacacacacacacggtcagtcTGTTGTAGGGTTGTGAACATAGGCACTAaactgtccccaccctgagaatgattaaccctcctctctcaccacagATCGACTGACTGCCCTATactcatcctgtctgtctctgtctgtttctctctctcatggtCTCTCATGGAAATGACTGACTGTTTTGACTTTTTTTTTCTCAATGTCATCCCTTTTACCATctatttctctacctctctctctctctttctctctctctcagtggatAAAGAGAAGGTGAATCAGGAGCGTAAGGTTCCCAGCAGCCTCGTCCCCTCTCGAGGCTCCTCCGCCCCTGATGCCGCCCCTCCAGCATTAAACAGGAAGTCTGTTTCCACAGGATCCTCCCCCCATCAGGGTTTGGAGGTCAGCGAGGGCTCAGGGGTTCACATCAGTGTGACCTCCAGCCCAGACTTCTCCCACAGCGAGATAGGTAAGGCTGATTGGACGGCTACATGGTAGCATAGCAACACCCAACCTAACTTAGGGTGTGTTCAGTGAGGTGAATCTAATGTGTGCTATTTTTCCCTCCTCTCCCAGGTCTGTTCAGCAGTCGTTCGGACCCCCAGTTGGTGGCGGAGGGGGGCGAGGTGTCCCCCGTGGGGATGGCAGGGGGGCTGGCTGTATGGGAGCCCCCCTCACCCAATGAACCCCCCCTGGAGGAAAACCTGGACAaagacaggtgagagagaggtagtaagggataaatagaggaagagagaggtaaagagatggGGGGGTGGAGTAGATGAGATGTATAAAACCAAAGACCAACATAGACCCAACACCATTAGGTAGAGTTGAACATAGTCAAACATTTTAAAAAGGTTAGGGGTCAGTGGCTATGCTAAGGCTGAGGAAGCGTGGTAAAACTCCCTCAGTGTCTCCGTCCGTCCCTGCTGTGTACTGTGCTGCCTAGCCTACCTACCACACCTTAGCCCTGGCCTGCCAGAGCAGCTCCTCCATGTAGCGAACATCACTAAGACCTACCCAGCATTTGGAGATGGACCCTTACTGGGGCTACAGGCTTCCTCTCCAGCCCGCAACCCCCTCTTCCATTCTCCTCTACCCCaaatttcttgttttgtttacctGTTCTCCACTTTCTTTCACTCTGTGTGTGTCCATTTTTCATGTTTGTGTTTGCTCCTCTTCCAAAGCACCACTGCTGTCTCCTTGTTTGTGCGATGCTGACTCTGCTCAGTTATTCAGAGCAAGTTAAGTGTATAATAGTTAACATTGTACTGTAGTGTGTCatcttgtctgtgtgtctgcaggcTAGACTCAAGTACCAGAGCTGGGTAAAGCTGGCATAACGTTGTTATGTTGTCTGGGGTTGTCCTTCTGTCTGAGTTGGGCATTCATTGTGCTATATTTGGTTTGTACAGCATTGTATCTCTACAGGCTTAAGTTGACTTAAGTTGACTTTTACTGTGCTTCAGCCGTGCGGTCCAGCTTTAGATTTGTCTGTTGTCGGCTTTATCCCAGTCCTATTGTAAGTCAAGCAGTGAGGTCTGGTTTGCTTTCATGTCTGTTGCTTGCAGAAGGCATCAGTGTGTGTGGTTCTATAGGGTTCCGCTATGTTCTGTTGTCTAGTCTTCACAGGGCTTCATGTGGTACCATGTTCAGGACAGCAGACGTCTTGTGTTTGTGGGCGTGCTTTGCTTTCTGTGGTTTTACAGTGCGTTCAGTGCTGTTAGCCTCCGTCCGTGTGCTGCAGCGGTTGATGGGGGGAGTTGGAGGTTTGTAGAAAGGGGGTGTGTTACTGTTGAGTGGTTGTGGTGGTTATGTAACTGTGCTGTCCCGTGTTTTTACAGACGCAAGACAAGGTGGGTTTCTACTTCTCTGCGACAGGGATACGGACACACACTGGGCCTCATTGATAACACACAGTCCATCCTGcgttactgtacacacacacacagacacagacacagacacagacacagacacacacacacacacacacacacacacacacacacacacacacacacacacacacacacacacacacacacgcacacactgcatGGCTAAGTATTGTTTATCCTGTACCTTGGAGTGACGTGAGTGGGCTGTGATGTTAGAGAATAATAGTcttcttgtctgtgtgtgtactgtgtgtgagaTTGGAAAGCTGATAAGCCCAATTGATTGCCATTTTAACATTGCGTAATTGAAAGGCCTtggtacacagacacactgaGTTGTTACTAAGGACCGCTTTCTTAACTAATAGTGTTGAGGTAGATTGGCTTCCAATGTGTTTCTAATAGGGCTAGTCATTAAGCAGTAACCCAGGACTGTGTGGAGAGTCTATGCTCCTGAGTCTAACCATCCATTCTCTGTCACATCTCTTGTGTGCTTTTCCTTTGATCCTCTACATTCCTTTGACATCACATTGACTTCCTCTGTAATGGTTCTCCTGCTTGGATCCACTTGATCCTAATATCTCCCCTGTCTTCGTTGTTCCACTCTGTACTCTTTGGTTTGGTCTTTTGGACCATTTCCTTGTGGTTCCTGTACTCCTCACTCCGTCTGTCtccacttcctctcctcccctgccttCCTCCTTATACTACCATCCTCCTTGTATTTTTCCACCCactggctctcctctctcccttccctcgatgtactctcctcctccctccctccctccctccctccccaggcgTGTGGGGCGCAGTGAGAGTGCTCGTGTGGACAGACATTCCTCCCGTCGCCGTGGCTCCTCCCGGGCCAAACAGTCGCGTTCCCGTAGCGACGTGGACCTGCAAGCCGCCGCCACGGCAGCACACTCCTCCCCGACCTCTCCCCACCCCTCGTAAGGCAGACCCCCTACCCCCCTTTCTctcacagggggagagagaggagcacagccACAGATGGACAGAGTCACTgatggacagactgactgactatacTAACTGATGGTCAGGCAAACTGGCTGACTATACTAACTAATggacaggcagactgactgactgactatactaactgatggacaggcagactgactgactatacTAACTaatggacaggcaggcagactgactgactatactaactgatggacaggcagactgactgactatactaactgatggacaggcagactgactgactatacTAACTGATGgatggacaggcaggcagactgacTGACGGAATGACTATACTAACTGATggacaggcagactgactgactatactaactgatggacaggcagactgactgactatactaactgatggacaggcaggcagactgacTATACTAACTGATGgatggacaggcaggcagactgacTATACTAACTGATGGACAGGCAGACTGAATGACTATACTAACTGATGGACAGGCAGACTGAATGACTATACTAACTGATGGACAGGCAGACTGAATGACTATACTAACTGATGGACAGGCAGACTGAATGACTATACTAACTGATGGACAGGCAGACTGAATGACTATACTAACTGATggacaggcagactgactgactatactaactgatggacaggcagactgactgactatacTAACTGATGGACAGGCAGACTGAATGACTATACTAACTgatggacaggcaggcaggcagactatAGTAACTGATGGACAGGCAGACTGACTAACTATAGTAACTTATGGACAGGCAGACTGACTAACTATAGTAACTGATGGACAGGCAGACTGACTAACTATAGTAACTGATggacaggcagactgactgactagtaactgatggacaggcagactgactgactatagtaacTGGTGGACAGGCAGACGGACTAACTATAGTAACTGATGGACAGGCAGACTGACTAACTATATTAACTGATggacaggcagactgactgactatagtaactgatggacaggcagactgactgactatagtaacTGATGGACAGGCAGACTGACTAACTATAGTAACTGATGGACAGGCAGACTGACTAACTATAGTAACTGATGGACAGGCAGACTGACTAACTATTGTAACTGGTGGACAGGCAGACTGACTATAGTAACTGATggacaggcagactgactgactatagtaactggtggacaggcagactgactgactatagtaactggtggacaggcagactgactaactatagtaactgatggacaggcagactgactaactatagtaactgatggacaggcagactgactgactatagtaactgatggacaggcagactgactgactatagtaactgatggacaggcagactgactgactatagtaacTGATGGACAGGCAGACGGACTGACTATAGTAACTGATGAACAGGCAGACTGACTAACTATACTAACTGATGGTCAGGCAGACTGGCTGACTATACTAACTaatggacaggcaggcagactgactgactatactaactgatggacaggcaggcagactgacTATACTAACTGATGGATGGACAGGCAGACTGACTATACTAACTGATGGATGGACAGGCAGACTGACTATACTAACTGATGGACAGGCAGGCAGAATGACTATACTAACTGATGGACGGGCAGACTGAATGACTATAGTAACTGATggacaggcagactgactgactatagtaactggtggacaggcagactgactgactatagtaactggtggacaggcaggcaggcagactatagtaactgatggacaggcagactgactaactatagtaactgatggacaggcagactgactaactatagtaactgatggacaggcagactgactatagtaactgatggacaggcagactgactgactatagtaactgatggacaggcagactgactgactatagtaacTGATGGACAGGCAGACTGACTAACTATAGTAACTGATGGACAGGCAGACTGACTAACTATTGTAACTGGTggacaggcagactgactgactagtaactgatggacaggcagactgactgactatagtaactggtggacaggcagactgactgactatagtaacTGGTGGACAGGCAGACGGACTAACTATAGTAACTGATggacaggcagactgactgactatagtaactgatggacaggcagactgactgactatagtaactgatggacaggcagactgactaactatagtaactgatggacaggcagactgactgactatagtaactgatggacaggcagactgactgactatagtaacTGATGGTCAGGCAGACTGGCTGACTACACTAACTGATGGACAAgcaggcagactgactgactatactaactgatggacaggcagactgactgactatagtaacTGATGGTCAGGCAGACTGGCTGACTACACTAACTGATGGACAAGCAGGCAGACTGGCTGACTATACTAACTgatggacaggcaggcagactgactgactatactaactgatggacaggcaggcagactgactgactatactaactgatggacaggcaggcagactgacTATACTAACTGATGGATGGACAGGCAGACTGACTATACTAACTGATGGACAGGCAGGCAGAATGACTATACTAACTGATGGACAAgcaggcagactgactgactatagtaacTGATGGTCAGGCAGACTGGCTGACTACACTAACTGATGGACAAgcaggcagactgactgactatactaactgatggacaggcaggcagactgacTATACTAACTGAtggatggacagactgactaactatagtaactgatggacaggcagactgactgactgactgaatgactatactaactgatggacaggcaggcagactgactgactgaatgactatactaactgatggacaggcaggcaggcagactatagtaactgatggacaggcaggcagactgacTAACTATAGTAACTGATGGACAGGCAGACTGACTAACTATAGTAACTGATGGACAGGCAGACTGACTAACTATAGTAACTGATGGGCAGGCAGACTGACTAACTATAGTAACTGATGGACAGGCAGACTGACTAACTATAGTAACTGATGGACAGGCAGACTGACTATAGTAACTGATggacaggcagactgactgactatagtaactgatggacaggcagactgactgactatagtaactgatggacaggcagactgactaactatagtaactgatggacaggcagactgactaactatagtaactgatggacaggcagactgactgactatagtaacTGATGGACAGGCAGACTGACTAACTATAGTAACTGATGGACAGGCAGACTGACTAACTATAGTAACTGATGGACAGGCAGACTGACTAACTATAGTAACTGATGGACAGGCTGATAGACTCACTGACATTACTGACCAACTaactttgctttcctgactgcaGCTTCATTAAGACAGGAAGAGATCCATGCTGTGACACAGCTTGACTGGAGGAGGAGGGTCAGAGCCAAAGTTATTTTCTTAGTCAGGGCTACAGTATCAACTGTAACTACGTGTAAAGTTAGTGCTGTGTGTGGATTATGTAGACTTTGAACCAGCCAATAGCGTACTGTCCCAATCCAAATGCTTCTCAACCCAAGCAGGTTTTCTAGCTTCGCGTTAGATTCTTTTCATATTATCGCCCATACCCTTTATCCCCATACCCTTATAcctgcccctctcctcctcctctgtcgttgTCGTCTCTTCCATCAGTGTTGATGAAGGGGTGTTACTCCCCGAGGGTGTGCTCCCAGGTCTTTCCCTCTCTGGCCCCACCCCCCAGCAGGAGGAACAGGACCCTCGCCTCCTGGAGCTGGAGCAGGACCCGCCCAACTGGAGAGAACACACCCCCCCAGACACCCTCAAAGACCTCAGCAAGAAGGAGACCAAGCGACAGGAGGTCATAAACGGtgaggagggatgggggaggggtgggggatggagggatccAGCCAACGGAGGAGGAAAAACAAAGGTTTAGAAATAATTGCGGTGTAACATTGAGCTTCTACTCATCTGATGCAAAATATTGTGAATAAATTGGCACTagagtaatctctctctctctcagagttgTTTGCGACGGAGCACGCCCACGTGCGCATGCTGAGTGTTCTGCAGACAGTGTTCTGGAAGcctctggagagagaggaactCATGACCGCCACAGAGCTGGCCACCATCTTCCCCAGCCTGGATGAGATCATAGACATGCACTGTGAGTACGGTCCCACCGCTGCTTAACCGTAGTATCACCATAACCTCCGCTACAGTACAACCACATGACCAATGTACTGCCACTGGACGACCGTAACCCCAACTACAGTACGACCGCAAAACCCCTGACATACAACCACACTTACACAGTATGACTACATGACTGCTACTGCATGGCTGTGACCGTTACCCGACAACAGCACTTCTACAGTTCTGATACTGGCTGAAGTCAGTCTGACCACTGTAAATTGTAAGGTTGGGAATTGCCAAAGACCTCACGATACGATGTTACCACGATGCTTAGGTGCCGAGACGATATGTTTTGCGATTCGATGCTGTAATTTTATTGCAATTCCATGTTCCAAACATAGCTCTCACCATACGTCTGCTGCAGGAGGACAAGAGAGAGTCATaagaaaacaagttttgatcagtcatggaaataaaagtgctgaaaacaaattggttccttatttaaaaagaagatggagaataaGCTCTGAAGGGAAAATACTGGAACTTTGGTGCAACTATCGctaaaaataatattgcgatactgTCAAAATAATACAGCATACCTTCCAAAATTATATCCTGATATATAACTGTATCAATATTTTCCCCTCATGACTAGTAAATGAACCCTAGTGTAACTGGAGTCCAATCGTAAATTGATCTCAGTCTGACCATAATAACCCAACCATAAGTTTACCCCAGTCTAACCGCTGTGCtccctgtgtgtttctgtgcagATGCTTTCTATGAGCACCTGAAGAAGCTGCGTCAGCACAATTTCATCGTCAAGGCCATCGGAACCACGTTACTCAACAGGGTAAAGAACAGATCACCTTCCATCACCCCTGTCTGTGCCCCTcactgccctctctctctgcccctcaccCCATCTCAGCCTAACCCCCTCATCCCTTATATGAAGTGGATACTTAGGGAAATGGATCCCTAAAGAAAGCTTTTaatcaccccctctttctctctctcactttctctctccccatctctctctgtctagtttggagggacagagggtgagTGGTTTCAGAAGCTGACGTCTAGGTTCTGTAGTCACCAGACGTGGGCCCTGGAACAGCTGAAGATGAGACAGAAGAAAGACCCTCGTTTCAACTCCTTCATACTGGAGGCAGAGAGTAGGCCTCAGTGTCGTAGGCTGCAGCTGAAGGACATCATCCCCACTGAGATGCAGAGGCTCACCAAATACCCCCTACTGCTTGAAAACATCGCCAAGTGCACAGGTCTGTGTATGTCCTTCCCTGTTCTCattcagagagagagtgtgtgtgttgtgacgtGTTGTGTGTATTCCCGTAGAGGACACCTTGGAGAAGGAGAGTATTCAGCAGAGTGCAGAGTGCTGTAGGAAGATCCTCAACCACGTCAACGAGGAGGTCAAACAGATGGAGAACCTGCtggtgagagacacacacacacacacacacacacacacacacacacacacacacaaacacaaacaaacaaacagtacaaATTATTTCTCTCCCTCCAGACCCTGAAAGACTACCAGCGCAGGCTGGACACCTCAGGACTCAAACCCAGTAACGAGCTGTATCTGGAGTACAAGGTGACTGACAATAGTGAGGGCTTCTTGTAGTGTGGTCCAGTGCTCTTCATGCTATCCTTTCTACAGTCGTCCCGTTCTCTCATTCTTTATCAGTTGTGTTCTTCTCTCTCAGTACCTTGACCTGGCCCAGAGAAGGATGATCTATGAGGGGCCTCTGACCTGGAGAGTGACCAAGGAGAAAACATTAGGTGCACTATCAACTCTACAAACATTAGTTTGTTTTAATGTATCAACCAATCGTTTGTCTGATTTCATTTTACACACACCCAAACTGTTGTTCTTCTGCTGTTTACTTCCtgtcccactctcctcctctcctcctcctcctcctctcctctccaccctgttcctgtcccactctcctcctcctcctctcatctccaccCTGTTCTTgtcccactctcctcctcctcctctcctcctctcctccctgttcctgcCCCCCTCTCAGAAGTGCAGTGTGTGTTGCTGGGGGATCTGTTGGTGCTGTTACAGAAGCAGGATGATAAGATGGTGTTGAAGTGTCAGAGTAAGAGTAACATCGCTGTTCAGGAGGGCAAGCAGATGCTCAGCCCTATCATCAAACTAGACTCTGCCTTCCTCCGAGAGGTGGCCACAGGTGAGACACGCACATCTTTAAATACTTCATTTGAATGCACAAATCACATTACAGTCCCGAACGATTCAAACATTTCAAAGGTTCACAGATACATGGACACACGTAGTGTCAAAgcaccttctccatacagctaggcTGTCCATGACAAAGAGCAGTACCTTGCTAGCTGCTTTGCCTTTATCCCTATGCAGTCCTGCAATCTGATGGCCATGCACTGTCAGCCTATGTACACGGCCAAAGGCTGTTCAGGCATGACTCAAGAGGCTGGTATTTCAGAAACTTGACAGCACAGGGTTTGATCCATGTAAGAGTCAAAAGAGCAACCCACTTCCAAAAAGAGCATCTGTCTCCGGCCtccccccacaacaacaacacctgCCATATTTGGTATTCAAGAAAACACAACATCATCAACatggagctacacacacacacacacacacacacacacacacacacacacacacacacacacacacacacacacacacacacacacacacacacacacacacacacaccttgcagGGATATGTCATATCAATCCCCCtctcttctgtccctctgtcAGACCGT
It encodes:
- the LOC129837739 gene encoding rho guanine nucleotide exchange factor 1-like isoform X2, which encodes MSIIGAEDEDFENDLDPTVDDHSSHFTSIELVKSRPTHLLVFLQHVILQFDCSSLLCYLHADLFKNLSTKETKKQFVEFYNSFLDKGAILRVQIPHNVSFELDRTRPDLLSEEQQKKFVQDVQLAQAPEVLRQLEDFRQKRMMGMTPNAAELLEVESHYPTDRIPMEMKEKAVAETLLDKMSEIHPSIVADEEKCSSIFAAVAFYMKHLGVKSRVADSKKSRGFFRRPLGKNKKSEESTKSKPKGGFPNILSAAGGWIAGSMDKEKVNQERKVPSSLVPSRGSSAPDAAPPALNRKSVSTGSSPHQGLEVSEGSGVHISVTSSPDFSHSEIGLFSSRSDPQLVAEGGEVSPVGMAGGLAVWEPPSPNEPPLEENLDKDRRKTRRVGRSESARVDRHSSRRRGSSRAKQSRSRSDVDLQAAATAAHSSPTSPHPSVDEGVLLPEGVLPGLSLSGPTPQQEEQDPRLLELEQDPPNWREHTPPDTLKDLSKKETKRQEVINELFATEHAHVRMLSVLQTVFWKPLEREELMTATELATIFPSLDEIIDMHYAFYEHLKKLRQHNFIVKAIGTTLLNRFGGTEGEWFQKLTSRFCSHQTWALEQLKMRQKKDPRFNSFILEAESRPQCRRLQLKDIIPTEMQRLTKYPLLLENIAKCTEDTLEKESIQQSAECCRKILNHVNEEVKQMENLLTLKDYQRRLDTSGLKPSNELYLEYKYLDLAQRRMIYEGPLTWRVTKEKTLEVQCVLLGDLLVLLQKQDDKMVLKCQSKSNIAVQEGKQMLSPIIKLDSAFLREVATDRKAFYVIFTWDSGAQIYELVAQSVGERRNWTDVIKMAVDELKKTGPPSDLKRGNSILTGGGNPYSPTTFPQPPLSPTENGGVLLKNSIERDKNILTDEMKSVESRHSLIDYLSDKGFDLIGHSNSDQVKVANSALNEVMSLKRLLVGSISLSDNSQPDEENGREVPESQDHGLQGEEGGGMKIEEEGGISAPLVLSQERMEEVRRKLQSLEVQLKRLQSVEEEHHRLQQALSKFSLEGGNF
- the LOC129837739 gene encoding rho guanine nucleotide exchange factor 1-like isoform X1, which codes for MSIIGAEDEDFENDLDPTVDDHSSHFTSIELVKSRPTHLLVFLQHVILQFDCSSLLCYLHADLFKNLSTKETKKQFVEFYNSFLDKGAILRVQIPHNVSFELDRTRPDLLSEEQQKKFVQDVQLAQAPEVLRQLEDFRQKRMMGMTPNAAELLEVESHYPTDRIPMEMKEKAVAETLLDKMSEIHPSIVADEEKCSSIFAAVAFYMKHLGVKSRVADSKKSRGFFRRPLGKNKKSEESTKSKPKGGFPNILSAAGGWIAGSTEVKLPKVEAEVDKEKVNQERKVPSSLVPSRGSSAPDAAPPALNRKSVSTGSSPHQGLEVSEGSGVHISVTSSPDFSHSEIGLFSSRSDPQLVAEGGEVSPVGMAGGLAVWEPPSPNEPPLEENLDKDRRKTRRVGRSESARVDRHSSRRRGSSRAKQSRSRSDVDLQAAATAAHSSPTSPHPSVDEGVLLPEGVLPGLSLSGPTPQQEEQDPRLLELEQDPPNWREHTPPDTLKDLSKKETKRQEVINELFATEHAHVRMLSVLQTVFWKPLEREELMTATELATIFPSLDEIIDMHYAFYEHLKKLRQHNFIVKAIGTTLLNRFGGTEGEWFQKLTSRFCSHQTWALEQLKMRQKKDPRFNSFILEAESRPQCRRLQLKDIIPTEMQRLTKYPLLLENIAKCTEDTLEKESIQQSAECCRKILNHVNEEVKQMENLLTLKDYQRRLDTSGLKPSNELYLEYKYLDLAQRRMIYEGPLTWRVTKEKTLEVQCVLLGDLLVLLQKQDDKMVLKCQSKSNIAVQEGKQMLSPIIKLDSAFLREVATDRKAFYVIFTWDSGAQIYELVAQSVGERRNWTDVIKMAVDELKKTGPPSDLKRGNSILTGGGNPYSPTTFPQPPLSPTENGGVLLKNSIERDKNILTDEMKSVESRHSLIDYLSDKGFDLIGHSNSDQVKVANSALNEVMSLKRLLVGSISLSDNSQPDEENGREVPESQDHGLQGEEGGGMKIEEEGGISAPLVLSQERMEEVRRKLQSLEVQLKRLQSVEEEHHRLQQALSKFSLEGGNF
- the LOC129837739 gene encoding rho guanine nucleotide exchange factor 1-like isoform X4, whose translation is MPLNRQRRPSIVADEEKCSSIFAAVAFYMKHLGVKSRVADSKKSRGFFRRPLGKNKKSEESTKSKPKGGFPNILSAAGGWIAGSTEVKLPKVEAEVDKEKVNQERKVPSSLVPSRGSSAPDAAPPALNRKSVSTGSSPHQGLEVSEGSGVHISVTSSPDFSHSEIGLFSSRSDPQLVAEGGEVSPVGMAGGLAVWEPPSPNEPPLEENLDKDRRKTRRVGRSESARVDRHSSRRRGSSRAKQSRSRSDVDLQAAATAAHSSPTSPHPSVDEGVLLPEGVLPGLSLSGPTPQQEEQDPRLLELEQDPPNWREHTPPDTLKDLSKKETKRQEVINELFATEHAHVRMLSVLQTVFWKPLEREELMTATELATIFPSLDEIIDMHYAFYEHLKKLRQHNFIVKAIGTTLLNRFGGTEGEWFQKLTSRFCSHQTWALEQLKMRQKKDPRFNSFILEAESRPQCRRLQLKDIIPTEMQRLTKYPLLLENIAKCTEDTLEKESIQQSAECCRKILNHVNEEVKQMENLLTLKDYQRRLDTSGLKPSNELYLEYKYLDLAQRRMIYEGPLTWRVTKEKTLEVQCVLLGDLLVLLQKQDDKMVLKCQSKSNIAVQEGKQMLSPIIKLDSAFLREVATDRKAFYVIFTWDSGAQIYELVAQSVGERRNWTDVIKMAVDELKKTGPPSDLKRGNSILTGGGNPYSPTTFPQPPLSPTENGGVLLKNSIERDKNILTDEMKSVESRHSLIDYLSDKGFDLIGHSNSDQVKVANSALNEVMSLKRLLVGSISLSDNSQPDEENGREVPESQDHGLQGEEGGGMKIEEEGGISAPLVLSQERMEEVRRKLQSLEVQLKRLQSVEEEHHRLQQALSKFSLEGGNF